The DNA window AAACTCAAGCACTTTCGGAGAATTGCGACTCGCTACGACAAGCTTGCGGCCACCTATCTCGGTTTTGTGTTGGTTGCAGCCATTTGGCTTTGGCTGAAGTGAATGTCGACACAGCCTAGCCTATCCGGCGCCCGACCGTCCAGGCCGGCTCGCCAGCGCCTCGGGACTTTTTCGGGCGGAGCCCCTCAGCGCTTCGTTTGTTCGGCCGCGCTGTCGCGGGCCAAGGGCGCGGGCGCGGCCAAAAAGGCTTGCGCCGCCCGGTGCGGGGCGTCGTCGTCGGTCATGGCCGCGTCGAGAAGACGGGAAAAAAGCACAAGCCGCCCCACCAGGGCCAGGGCCTCCCCTGTCGCTTCCTGGCCGGCGTCGGTGCAGTTGGCGCTGAGGAGGTCGCCCTGGCGGTTGGTGAAAAAGCCGCTGGCCCGCAGGATGGTTTCGAGGCACACGGCCCGCCGCTCGCGCAGGGGCGAGGCCGCGCCGCCGCCCTTGAAGCGCAGCCGCACGTAGTTGCCCCGGGCCCGCGGGCCGCACACGGCGTCGATCATGGCGAAATGGAACTCCACCCGGGCGTTGACGTTGACGTAGTCGCGGGTGGCCAGGGCGTAGTTGGGCTGGCCCACGGGCCGGCGGCCGCGGCCGTCGGTCAGGCCCCGGGCCAGGATCGCGCCGACGCCGACGGCCGAGGGCGGCGCGGCAAACGCCGCCACCGGCCCGGACAGGCCCCGCCACAGGGCGGCCAGGGGAATGGAGGCGATGGCCTCCGGGCCGATGCGCGGGCCACCGGCGTTTTCGCGCAGCCCGCCGCCGAGGTCGATGACCATGCATTCGAAGGGGCCGTCGCCGCGCAGCACGCGCACGGCCGGGGCGGCCTCGGCGAGCAGTGCGTCGCCGGCCTCGAACAGGGCCAGCACGGCGGCTTCATGGGCAAAGCGCACGATGTCGTGGAGCGTGCGGCACTCCAGCACCGAAAACGTCGGGCCATAGGCGTCGGTCAGGCCGAGCGGCACGACCAGTTCGTGGACCAGGGCGCGCCCCGGCGGCAAGGGGGCGGCCGGCCGGAGGCCCCGCCCGGGCTGCGGCGGGCGCAGCAGGCCTTCGATGTCGCCGATGGCCGGCGGCGCGGGCACGATGCGTCCGGCATCGGCGTCGAGCACGACCAGGGCGCCCTCGGGCACGGCCTCCATGACGCCTTGCGCCCGGGTCAGCATGGGCCGGCCGGCTTCGCGGGCCAGGGTGGAAAGATGGTCCACGGGGTTGCCGCCGCAACTGGCCAGGCCCTGCCACCGCGGCAGCCCGCGGGCCGCCTCGGGCGCGGCAAAGGGGAGCAAGGCCACGACCGGCCCGCTTTCGGGCGCGTCCAGGCCGGCCGCGTCCGCGACATGGCGCGCCCGGCCCAGGCAGCGCCCGGGCGAGGCCGTCATGCCGCCGGCGAACAGCGGCCCGGCCGGCGCGGGCGGCCGGCGCGCCCCCCAGACGATGCGGGCCGGCCGCGACTGGAGCAGCCACAACCCACCCTGCGCGTCCACGGCGTATTCCAGGTCGCGCCAGGAGCCGGCCAGGGCCTCGGCGGCCAGCGACAGCCGCACCAGGCGCGACAGCGTCGCCTCGGACAGCACCGGCGCGTTGCGCGCCTCATCCGGCACGGGTTCGCGCCGGACGCCGCCGCCGGCGACGGCCACGGCCTTTCTGGTCTTGCGGGCCACATGGGCGATGGCATCGGCCGGGTCGTCGCGGGAGACGCGGTAGATATCCACCGGGGCCGCGCCGTTGACGGCCAGAACGCCCAGCCCCGGCACGGCCGAGACCAGCATCCGCCCCGTATCCGGCCGCACCGGGTCGAGGCTGAAGACCACGCCGGCGGCCGTCGCCGGCACCATGACCTGGACGAGCACGGCCATGTCCAGGCCGGCCTCGGGCAATCCGGCCTGGCGGCGGTAGAGCACGGCCTGTTCGGACACGGCCCCGGCCAGCACCTCGAGGATGCCCCGCTCCAGGGTTTCGGGGGAAAGGTTCAGCACCGTGGCCAGCTGGCCGGCGAAGGAATGCTGCGGCCCGTCCTCGGTCACGGCGCTGGAGCGGACGGCCAGGGCCAGGGGCGAGCCGTGGCCGGCCGTTCGCCCCAGGTCCCGCGCGGCCGCGTCCAGGTCCCGGCGCAGCCAGTCGGGAAGGGCGGCGGCGAGGATCTCCCGGCGCAGGGCGGCGCAGGCGGCGCCGCGCCTGTCGTCCGCGCCGCCGAGTTCGCCGAGCCTTTGGTCCAGGCGCGCCTCGAGGCCGGCCTCGCGCCAGAACTCCCGGCAGGCCCGGGCGGTGACGACAAACCCCGGCGGCACGGGAAAGCCGTTTTGCAGCAGCACGGCCAGGCCGGCCGCCTTGCCCCCCGCCTCGGCCACGTCGCGGGCCTGGGCCAGGGGCAGGCAGGACGGCGGGCGGGGACTGGCCTCGACCCGCTCCAGGGCGGCGCGCAACGCCTCCTCCAGGGCCAGTTGCCTGGCGTAAAGCGCCCCCGCTCCCTTGGCGGCGAGCCTTCCCAGGCCGTCGACCATTTCGAAGGTCACGGCCACAAGCTCCTCCACCCGGCCGGCCAGGTCGGCCGTGGGCGCGCCGGAGGACAGGGCGGCCTCGACCTCGGCCAGCCTGTCCAGCGCCCGTTCGTTGTTGGCCAAAAGGATGCGGAAGGTGTGGTAGCGGACCTTGAGCGCGTCCAGCCCGGCCCGTTGCCGGGCCTGGCGCCTGTTGCCCAGGGCGCGGCGCAGCCAGGCGATCACGGCCGGACCTCCCCCCAGGCCGCCAGGAAGGCCCGTTCCAGGGATTGGGCCGCGTCCGGGCCGGACAGTTCCGTGTCGCGCTGACGGGCGAAGGCGCAAAGCGCCCCCAGAAGGCGCAGGCCCTCCAGGGCCTGGGCGTCCTCGACCATCTTGCGCCGGGCCGTGACCAGGTCGCCGGCCGTTTCCACCTTGAAATCGCAACGGGCCAGGATGCGGCGCAAAAAGGCCGTCCGGGCGTTTTTGCCGGCGGCGTCGGCCAGACCGCCGACGAAACGGAACGCGATGGTGTTTTTTTCCGGATTGCCGCAGACATAGGCATCGATGACCGTGAAGTGGTAGCCCAGGCGCAGGCTCAGGTTGCAGTAGCCGCGGGCGGCGATGGCCAGGTTGCCGCGCATGTCGGGCAACGGCCTGGCCATGGCCCCGAGGATGTCGCCAAGCCCGACCCGGGCCGGGGCGGTGTCCCACATTCCCGGGGCGAGCAGCCCGGCGAGCACGGCGGCCAGGGGGCGCGAGCGCACGGAGTCCAGCCCCGCGACCTTGGGGGCCAGGGCGCCGCCGATGTCGAGAACCCGCAGGTCCAGGGGAACGGGCAGGGGCAACGCCGTGGCCAGCCGTTCGGACACCCCGGCCTGGCGCAGGTCGGCCAGCACGGCCACGGCCCGGTCGTGGGCGAAATGCAGGATGTCGTGCAGGGTGCGGCAGCCGGCGGCGCTGAAATCCGGGGCGCCCGGATCGGTTGCGTGCAGCACGGCGATGCGCCGCAGCAGCCGGCGCAGGACCAGGTATTCCGGATCGTCCGGGGACAGCCCCCCGTCCGGGGCCGGCCGGATCGGGCCGGCGCCCGCGAGCACGCAGCCCGCTTCGGCGTCCACCGTCACGAGCCGCCCTTCGGGCAGGGCGTCCACGGCCCCGGGGAGGCCGAACAGCGCCGGCGTGCGGTACTCCCGGGCAATGGCCGCCAGGTGCCCCACGGCGTCGCCGACCTCGGCCACCACC is part of the Solidesulfovibrio sp. genome and encodes:
- a CDS encoding PEP/pyruvate-binding domain-containing protein, with the translated sequence MIAWLRRALGNRRQARQRAGLDALKVRYHTFRILLANNERALDRLAEVEAALSSGAPTADLAGRVEELVAVTFEMVDGLGRLAAKGAGALYARQLALEEALRAALERVEASPRPPSCLPLAQARDVAEAGGKAAGLAVLLQNGFPVPPGFVVTARACREFWREAGLEARLDQRLGELGGADDRRGAACAALRREILAAALPDWLRRDLDAAARDLGRTAGHGSPLALAVRSSAVTEDGPQHSFAGQLATVLNLSPETLERGILEVLAGAVSEQAVLYRRQAGLPEAGLDMAVLVQVMVPATAAGVVFSLDPVRPDTGRMLVSAVPGLGVLAVNGAAPVDIYRVSRDDPADAIAHVARKTRKAVAVAGGGVRREPVPDEARNAPVLSEATLSRLVRLSLAAEALAGSWRDLEYAVDAQGGLWLLQSRPARIVWGARRPPAPAGPLFAGGMTASPGRCLGRARHVADAAGLDAPESGPVVALLPFAAPEAARGLPRWQGLASCGGNPVDHLSTLAREAGRPMLTRAQGVMEAVPEGALVVLDADAGRIVPAPPAIGDIEGLLRPPQPGRGLRPAAPLPPGRALVHELVVPLGLTDAYGPTFSVLECRTLHDIVRFAHEAAVLALFEAGDALLAEAAPAVRVLRGDGPFECMVIDLGGGLRENAGGPRIGPEAIASIPLAALWRGLSGPVAAFAAPPSAVGVGAILARGLTDGRGRRPVGQPNYALATRDYVNVNARVEFHFAMIDAVCGPRARGNYVRLRFKGGGAASPLRERRAVCLETILRASGFFTNRQGDLLSANCTDAGQEATGEALALVGRLVLFSRLLDAAMTDDDAPHRAAQAFLAAPAPLARDSAAEQTKR